A region from the Symphalangus syndactylus isolate Jambi chromosome 2, NHGRI_mSymSyn1-v2.1_pri, whole genome shotgun sequence genome encodes:
- the UTF1 gene encoding undifferentiated embryonic cell transcription factor 1 produces MLRTRVGGPGGVRSSPHPRAPRPSPGMLLRPRRPPPLAPPSPASPDPEPRTPGDAPGTPPQIPASPSALGELGLPVSPGSAQRTPWSAQETELLLGTLLQPAVWRALLLDRRQALPTYRRVSAALAQQQVRRTPAQCRRRYKFLKDKFREAHGQPPGPFDEQIRKLMGLLGDNGRKRPRRRSPGSGRPQRGRRPVPNAHAPAPSEPDATPLPTARDPDADPAWTLRFSPSPPKSADASRAPGSPPTPAPTALATCIPEDRAPVRGPGSPPPPPAREDPESPPGRPEDRAPPPAAPPSLNTALLQTLGHLGDIANILGPLRDQLLTLNQHVEQLRGAFDQTVSLAVGFILGSAAAERGVLRDPCQ; encoded by the exons ATGCTCAGAACGCGTGTGGGCGGCCCGGGCGGTGTCCGATCCTCTCCCCATCCTCGCGCGCCACGCCCCAGCCCCGGGATGCTACTCCGGCCCCGCAGGCCGCCCCCGCTCGCGCCGCCCTCGCCCGCCAGCCCCGACCCCGAGCCGCGGACGCCCGGAGACGCCCCGGGGACCCCGCCCCAGATTCCCGCCTCGCCCAGCGCGCTGGGGGAACTCGGGTTGCCGGTGTCCCCGGGCTCGGCGCAGCGCACGCCCTGGAgcgcccaggagacggagctgcTGCTGGGGACGCTGCTGCAACCGGCCGTGTGGCGCGCGCTGCTCCTGGACCGCCGCCAGGCCCTGCCCACCTACCGCCGCGTGTCGGCCGCGCTGGCCCAGCAGCAGGTGCGCCGCACCCCCGCGCAGTGCCGCCGCCGCTACAAGTTCCTTAAAGACAAGTTTCGCGAGGCGCACGGCCAGCCGCCCGGGCCCTTCGACGAGCAGATCCGGAAGCTCATGGGGCTGCTGGGCGACAACGGGCGCAAACGGCCTCGCCGCCGCTCCCCGGGGTCCGGGCGCCCCCAGCGCGGCCGCCGCCCGGTCCCCAACGCGCACGCGCCGGCTCCCAGCGAACCAG ACGCCACCCCGCTGCCCACCGCCCGCGACCCCGACGCGGACCCCGCCTGGACGCTCCGCTTCAGCCCGTCCCCGCCGAAGTCTGCGGACGCCTCCCGCGCCCCCGGCTCCCCGCCAACCCCCGCTCCGACCGCCCTCGCCACCTGCATCCCCGAGGACCGCGCGCCCGTCCGCGGCCCCGGGTCCCCGCCGCCACCCCCGGCCCGCGAAGACCCCGAGTcgccgcccggccgccccgaggACCGCGCGCCCCCTCCGGCCGCGCCCCCGTCGCTGAACACCGCCCTGCTGCAGACCCTGGGGCACCTGGGCGACATCGCCAACATCCTGGGCCCGCTGCGCGACCAGCTGCTGACCTTGAACCAGCACGTGGAGCAGCTGCGCGGCGCCTTCGACCAGACAGTGTCCCTGGCCGTGGGCTTCATTCTGGGCAGCGCGGCCGCCGAGCGAGGGGTCCTCAGGGACCCGTGCCAGTGA